The genomic segment CTGACGAAGGTGACCTGCTCTTCGTACATCCAGGGTTGCAGCTCCAAACTGGGATATTTTCCAAAAGGGGGCACGACGAGACCAAAGACCAGAGCGATGCACACAAAGACTGCCGGAAGGACGATCTGTGGAACGTGGCCGGGTCAACGTCGCCTCCCGAGAGCGATTGGACGCCAACGGACGCACCTGAGCGAAGAAGCCTTTACGGGAGCGCCGGGCGTAGAGGAACCTTTTCCACATGAGGGCCACAAATTGCTGCTTGCGCAGATTCCAGCCGCCGACTTTTTCCGATCCCGTCCCGCCCATGCCGTTCAGGCGCTCCGTCTCCCGACCCTCTGGAAGGCCGCGTATCCTTTTTCAGCGCCGCCCCATGACCTCGGCGGGACCCCCACCGGACCACCTACCGGgatcgccgccgtcgtcgtcgccgtcgtGCTCGTCCGTCAGCGGTCTCAAGCAGCTCTGAGGATCGCCTCCCCCGAAAGCGTGAGCCCTCCGTCGACGTCGGACCGGAAGCGTGCCGTCTGCGTGCCGCCTCACGGTTAAGGTTTCCGCGACGCCAGTCGTCGGAGGCTCGACCGGAGGTTACCTGACGGCACGTCGGTGTCCACGCCGTTGTCCTCGGCCACTTTCAGAAATATCTGACGAGACAAAAAGGGAGAGTGACGCAAAGCGCTCGCCGGAGAGAATCTACCACGTCAACTGACCTCTTCCAAGGTGGTGTCGGAGACGCCGTAACTGGAGATGTTGAGCTCGCTCAGCTTCTCGTCCATCTCTCGGAAAAGCTCCACGAAGGCGCCGTCTTTGGCCGCCGAGTACGGGAGGACGAAAATCAGCTCGTGCCCGAGGTCCGCCACCACGCGGGCGGCCGGGACGTGGCGCAGGATCAGGCCCGACACCCGCGAGGTGTCCACCGGGGGGGCCTCGCACACCGAAGCCGGGCGCCCGTTTTCTAAAAGGTGGACGACAAAGTTGTTCAGGGTTGCCGGACGCAGAAGAGAGCCATCGGGCAAACGGAGCCGATCGCTCACCGAGGGTGACGGCGTCGCTCTCCTGCTCGCTGCCGAGTCCGGCGTCGCTGCTGCTTACGGAACCGCTCTCATCCTGTCACGGAAGGGGCCGGCGTTAATGCTTTCCCATGGGTAGCGCCAACGCCGCACGCAAACGGACCTTCTTGGCGAAGGAGACGGTGCTGGACGAATTCCTGTAAGAACTGAGCGAGGGTTCGGGGTCCTTCTTGACCAGGGTCAGGTAGTAGCCCGTCCCCAGCTGGTTTTTCAGGAAGAGCGAGGAGCCCACGCAGCACAATTTCCCGTGCGAAATGATGGCGATGCGGTCGCCCAGGATGTCGGCCTCGTCCATGTGGTGGGTGGACAGGATGATGGTGCGTCCtgccgacggcggcggcgacggacgGCGCTGAGTCCGGGCGGCTCGGGCGGCTCGGGCGGCGCCAACTCACCCTGCCGATACTTGAGCAGCAGGTCCCATATTCCCCTGCGAGCGTAGGGGTCCACTCCGGCCGTGGGCTCGTCCAGGATCACCACCTTGGAACCCCCGACGAAGGCCAGGGCCACAGACAGCTTCCTCTGCATGCCGCCGGACAGCGTGCTGGTCTTGGAGCGCCGTTTGTGCGGCAGGCCCGTGTCGCGCAGGATCTGCTCCATCTCGCCTTTCACGCCCTCCTCCGTCAAGCCTTTCAGTCGGGCGTAGAACCACACGTGCTCCTCCACCGTCAACCTGGTGGCCAATAGGAGGAGGACGGATGGTCGCGGGGAAGGAGGGGCTTAAGCCCGTGCTCTGGCGGGAGGTAAAAGGCTTACATGCTGAAGAGGACGTTGTGTTGAGGACACACCCCCAAGCTCTGACGGATGGCGGTCAGCTCCGTCCGGATGTCTCGGCCCAGGATGTAGGCGGTGCCGGAGGTGGGCGGGAACAGACCGGTGAGGACCGACCTGTCGCCACGTAGACGCTTCAGAGCGAGGCCCGGGCCGCCGACGGAGGGCGAGAGACCGCTCACATGGTGGTGGTCTTCCCCGCGCCGTTGTGTCCCAGGAAAGACGTGATCTGTCCCTCGTAGAAGCCCAAGGTCAGGCCGTCCACCGCCACCTTGCGCCCGTGCCGGTACACCTTGACCAGGTTTTTGATGTAGACGCCGGGCTGGAGGTGACTGGGCTCCTCTTCCATGCACGCCGCTAGACCAAAGCAAGTGTGAAGTCTTGGCCCAAAAAGCAAATCCCGTCTTCTGCTCACCTGGCTTTCTCTTGCGCTCCGGCACAAGCTTGTCGGACCCGTTGCCCTCTTCTCCAAACCAGTAGGACTTGGTGAAGGGGAATAACCAGGGCCGAGGAATCCCGTATTGACCTGCCGGACGGAAAGGGATCAAAGACAATTTGCCGTGCTTTACTCTTTGGTCAGACCGTGTAGTGCCGACGGGCTGAGCTTCCTTGCTCTCCTAGACAACTGCTGAGATTCTTACAGTATGTCTGGGAGAAAGGAGAGCTGGAGATTGGCCAAAAGTCTCCCTTGGCTCAGACTCCTTATCCCAAACAAGATTGTGTTCACTCGCACTACTTTTCACGCTACCTGGAAAAACGGCTTCGATGTACCAGGTGAGGAGTCCGTAGAGGAAGGAGTCAAAGTACATGATGATCATGGCGGTCCGCAGGCTGAAGTCGTCCTCCTCCATGGGACTGGACAGCAGGTTGTCCCACTGGATGCCCACGCCTTGCTCCTCGAACAGGGCAAAGTACTCGCAGCCGAAGCCGAAGGCCACCGGGGAGAGGAGGCTCTGCGGGTAACCGGGAGAGGGCGCTCGGGTCGGGAGGAATGGTCCCCGTCGCGGAGACCGGCCCGTCCGTCCTTACCGCAAAGACTTTGGCCGCGAAGCCGATGTGGTCCTGCCAGGCCACGCACAGGACGTAGGGCAAGTACAGCGTGAAGTAGATGATCCCCCCGCAGGCGGCCGCCAAGTTGGCCCGAGCGAAGGCCGTGCTGATGAGGAAGCACTGCATGATGGTGACCACGGCGAAGGATGCCAGGAAGAGGAAGACCACGCCCGTGTCGCTGTAGGGCAGCAAATTTCCTTTCTGGGGGACGGAGAGGAGAATCCGGGGAAGTGACGGTCCGAGTCCGCGCCCCGGCGACCGCTCACCTTAAGCAGGAGGACCAGGAGCCCGGCGCTGATGAGCAGAGGAATCAGCGAGCTGATGAACCAGCTGAACCACAGGATGCCGTTGTCCAATCCCATGATCCGCATGGTCTCCTTCAGACGCGCCTCCTTCTCGTACACCACGCCCTTCAGGATGATGGAGACGGAGAACATCCAGGCCAGCGTCATGAAGAGTGGCATGGAGCGACTCATCACCCGTAGGAAGCTGAGGGAGGGCGACAAGGGTGAGCCggatgccgccgccgccgcacgtGCTCACGCCGCCGCCACCTACATGTCGTCCACGTAGCACGGGTATGGCATTTGCTGGATGTAGACGCCCGTCTTGTTTTTGCTGCCGGTCAGCGTCCGCACCAGAGCCTGCTCGATCACGTCCTGGAGGTAGGAGAAGCCCCCCCAGACGTAGCGCATGTCCTCAAAGGGGTCGGCGCGAGGACCCGGGTCCCAGTACCTGAGGAAAAGCCAAGTTGAAGCCCCCCGGAAGCCACTTTGGAGGCATTGGCACCCCGTCCTTACGCGTCCTTGATCTTATTGGTCCGCTCGACGTTGTCGATGTCCATCCGGATCTTGTAGCTGACGTTGGGCGGAAGCTCGGTGGCGTTGGCGGCCACGTCCGGGAAGACGATCCCCGCCCAGAAGCGCTTGTCCTCCAGCAGGAGCATGGACTGGTTGATCATGTGTTCTTCGGTGGAGACGGGCTCCAGCTTGTCCAGGTTGACGCACTAAAAGACACCGGGAGGCTTTTGCCCACCGTATCTTTTGGTCCCGAGAGCGTCCGCCTACCTCCATGAAGCGGGAGATGCCGCCCACGGCCTGGTCGGTCTCGTTGAAGACGTCCCTCCAGGTCAGGGCGCCCGGCCGCCGTCCCCGCTCGTCGGCGTGCCTGGACAGGAAGTGGGACACGTCGGCCACGGTCCAATCGGTGTCGGCCAGTTGCGCGTGGAAGTAGGAGGCGGTCAGGTTGTTTTTCAGCAGCGACTGCAAAGCACGCACAAACGCCCGATTCCCGTTTTCCGGCGCTTGGGCCAACGGACGCCAGCGACGGGGGTTACCCGTAGCAGGTTCATCTGTTCGCTGTTCTCCAGGAAGTTCCACACTTTGGGTTTCACCTCGTCCCACATTCCTTCCAAATCTCGGAAGACGCCCAGCTCCTGGAAGGTGCGGTTGacctgagggggggggggaggggggaggggacaTAGACGGGACGTCAAGCCCACGGCGAGGCGGGCATGTGGTCGCTCACCTCGTGGATGACCCGCCGGGTGGCGGGCGTGTCGGGCGTGTAGAGGATTTTCCCCAGCAGCAGCGGCTTGGCGGCTTCCCAGATCATCTTGGACATGGGGTTGGAATCCAGGCTGCTCACCAGACTGTTGCAGAAAGGAGCTGAAAAGGCAAGGCGGCTAGTTTTCACCAAGATCTTGGAAAGCACACCAGGATTTTTAGGATTAGCAATTGTTTGGAGtgcatttgacatttttcagacTTATTGTACTATGGTGGAAAAATCCCTCCCCACTTTGGCTCTCCCCTCCCTCTGGCCACCCCATAAATATTTTCTTAGACCAGCGAGTGCCATCGCAGGCTCAAGTCGGTTGTCAGAGAAACCCAGAGTGCGAGGGTCTGACCCAAATGGCCGTATCTTCCGGACTATAGCCGTCACTTTTCCCAGCGGTCGGGCCGACCTACCGGAGGCGTTGTCGTAGTGCTGCGCGGTGTCCTCGCTGCTGTTGTGGTTCCCGAAGAGCGCCTTGAAGTTGCTGTCCTCGTACCAGTTAAGAGACTTGATCTGCAAGCCGCCGCCCTCCGGGTGCCCGCAGGCGATGCGCGACACGGCCTGGTACAAGGCGCTGGGCGAGGACGTGGCGTTGCGCCGGAGGAAGAGGATCTCTTTTCTCAAGTCGATCCAGCTTTTCATCCCGGCCAACTACGGAAGGCCAAAATTTGAGAGTTAGCGGATACCCGGCACCCTCGTGGACGCCAGCGCggaagagaggggaaaaaaaagccccgCTACGCCGGTCAACGGGGACGAGGCAGCTGGCGGAGTGCAATTTGTTTGTTGCTTCTAGTTCTTTGTGCAGCTGCCACTTGGGGTGTCCTGACCGCCGAGCAAGTGGCGTGCTGGGCCCGTGtcattacacttgtataatgTCCACCAAAGCAATGGGAACACTAGCTTAGCATCAAATTGGAAACAAGTGAGGAACTCAACGCCATTGCCGCGAGTCCATGCCAATGATAGCTCATCACAATCATTCATTTCATCCCAAATGAAACAGCCTTCTCCACACGTGCGAGACTCTGCCCCCTAGAGGCCACGCAGCGCACCCCGCCGATGGCCTACCTCCACGGCCAAAGAGCCCAGACTGTCCAGCAGCTTGTTGGCGGCGGCGGAAACCTCTCGTACAACCTGGGGGTCCGATCTGACGTCCCCCTGAGAGACGAATGGCGCTCCAGATCAAACATTCCCTGCGACGCGGGCGAAAAAAGGGACGCCTCACCAGGAAGGGTTTGAGGAAGTCGACGTTCTCCAGAAAGTTGCGTTCGGCGACGTCCAGCCACACCGGCGGCGCGCGGCACACCAATTCCTGCACCACCACGGCCACGGCGGGCTCCGTGATGTTGACAAACTCCCCCACGCCGCGGCCCCCCGGCCGGCGGGGGCAGGCGTCCCGTAGGCGGACCCCGAAACCTCGCAAAAGGACCTAAAGGCAAAAGCGCTCTGGTCCGGTGAGCCGTCGACGGAGGGACAGCGGCGGGTGGGCGGGCGGGCGTACCTTCTCCAAGTCCACGTCGGCGTCCAGGATGTGCGAAACCAGCGCCGACGGGAGGGTCACGTTGCGCGACAGGAAGTGGGAGAAAGTCTCCCCGTCTCGCAGGAAGTGCTTCAACTTGAAGCCTGAAAGGAAAAGTCAACCAACGCGTGTTCTTTTCCGTTCTCCGGCTGGGCGGGCACGTGTCAAAACAGGCCCGAGCGGGAAACTTTTTGACGGCTCCGGCCGCCGTGACGCCATCGCTCAAATGAGCCGGCGTGGACTCAAGCCGAGACGGCCGTCGGCTCGAGTCCGTCAACCCGGCCGGGCCGGAGTCGGCGAGGGTTTGGCCGGCGGGCGGGGGTGGCTCCCCCGAGCGGGCTCCTCCTCGGCCGCCTCCCCGCCACAATAAAAGCGGGTCAGAGCAGGTCGGAAACTCGACACGCCGtcattaaaacacaaagaaatggcAAATTCCTTTTGTTCAGCCAGCAAGAAAAGCAcggaacaaaagaaaaatggcagcGGAAATTTCCCCGGCGCTTTTTTAGGGGCGGAGGGTTTTCAGACGTTGGCTCTGGATTGGAATGGAGCCGGGAACCAAAGGTGTTCAGATTGGAGTATTGAAGGCGGTTCCGAGGCTGGACTTTTGCTAACGAGCTCGCCAAATGGTTGGCTAACGTTGGCTAACGTTGGCTAGAGTTGGCTACTGACCACTTCTGCTGCTCTGGAGCTTCTTGAGGGCGCTGGCCAGCTCCTTGAAGCCCTCCAAGTTTTTGTCATTCTGACTGTACAGGAGAATCTTCTTAGCGTCGGAGAAGAGGCGGGAAAttctgacagaaaaaaagaaagtgggTAAACGGCCCGGGGACGCCCCGGCCGAGGCGGACGCCGCCGGCTCACATGGAGTCGTTGAAGTTGCCCACCACGCCGGGCGACTCCCCGGGCGTGGGGCTGCGGAAGCACGGGTTGTTGGCGTTGCACAGGATGCCTTGGATCCAGGGCAAGGTGCCCGCCGAGGGCATGGCTTTGTTGGGGAAGTGACCTGACAGAACAGAGCCATGAGCCCACATTTGGCGCTCAAGCAACCATTTTCTATCACCCCAAAAGTCAACATCCCATGTATGCCAACATAACATCTAATAAAAAAAGTGATATATATTTCTACATCAGACAAATCAACTCTCCTAAAAAAGATCATAACCCCCATACAGGTAACATAACAATGATGCTAATATATCTTGTCCACATACGATACGGTGGCGCCGTTTCCAAAGCAACCCATTTTTACGTACTAGCGGGCTGgagtccaatccaatttttagACTGGATTGAGCTCAACGGTGACAAGTTGGGACTGGTCGCCGCTCCGTAACAGAGGCAACATTCCTCAAACGGCTACAACCCACGCTGCACGCTTTCGCTCCTTCCACCAGTTTCACCGGcggtgggcttttttttttttttttttttttttaataaaacccCTCCCCTTCCTTCCGCTCGGCACGGGCGGCGCTGGTTTTCGGCGCCCCGCGGGCACGACCTTCAGCAGCTGACGTCGTCCGATTATGACGTCCataaagaaagataaaaatTGGCAAAAGAGATAAAAAGATAAATGTACACGAGGAGGACAAGATGGACGAAAGACTTATCAAATTGGGTCAATCTCATCCCAGTCCGGAATGCCCCGTATTAGCC from the Stigmatopora nigra isolate UIUO_SnigA chromosome 14, RoL_Snig_1.1, whole genome shotgun sequence genome contains:
- the LOC144207527 gene encoding phospholipid-transporting ATPase ABCA1-like, which translates into the protein MSQRTQLGLLLWKNLTYRRRQKLQLLVEIVWPLFIFFILIAVRISYPPYEQHECHFPNKAMPSAGTLPWIQGILCNANNPCFRSPTPGESPGVVGNFNDSIISRLFSDAKKILLYSQNDKNLEGFKELASALKKLQSSRSGFKLKHFLRDGETFSHFLSRNVTLPSALVSHILDADVDLEKVLLRGFGVRLRDACPRRPGGRGVGEFVNITEPAVAVVVQELVCRAPPVWLDVAERNFLENVDFLKPFLGDVRSDPQVVREVSAAANKLLDSLGSLAVELAGMKSWIDLRKEILFLRRNATSSPSALYQAVSRIACGHPEGGGLQIKSLNWYEDSNFKALFGNHNSSEDTAQHYDNASAPFCNSLVSSLDSNPMSKMIWEAAKPLLLGKILYTPDTPATRRVIHEVNRTFQELGVFRDLEGMWDEVKPKVWNFLENSEQMNLLRSLLKNNLTASYFHAQLADTDWTVADVSHFLSRHADERGRRPGALTWRDVFNETDQAVGGISRFMECVNLDKLEPVSTEEHMINQSMLLLEDKRFWAGIVFPDVAANATELPPNVSYKIRMDIDNVERTNKIKDAYWDPGPRADPFEDMRYVWGGFSYLQDVIEQALVRTLTGSKNKTGVYIQQMPYPCYVDDIFLRVMSRSMPLFMTLAWMFSVSIILKGVVYEKEARLKETMRIMGLDNGILWFSWFISSLIPLLISAGLLVLLLKKGNLLPYSDTGVVFLFLASFAVVTIMQCFLISTAFARANLAAACGGIIYFTLYLPYVLCVAWQDHIGFAAKVFASLLSPVAFGFGCEYFALFEEQGVGIQWDNLLSSPMEEDDFSLRTAMIIMYFDSFLYGLLTWYIEAVFPGQYGIPRPWLFPFTKSYWFGEEGNGSDKLVPERKRKPAACMEEEPSHLQPGVYIKNLVKVYRHGRKVAVDGLTLGFYEGQITSFLGHNGAGKTTTMSVLTGLFPPTSGTAYILGRDIRTELTAIRQSLGVCPQHNVLFSMLTVEEHVWFYARLKGLTEEGVKGEMEQILRDTGLPHKRRSKTSTLSGGMQRKLSVALAFVGGSKVVILDEPTAGVDPYARRGIWDLLLKYRQGRTIILSTHHMDEADILGDRIAIISHGKLCCVGSSLFLKNQLGTGYYLTLVKKDPEPSLSSYRNSSSTVSFAKKDESGSVSSSDAGLGSEQESDAVTLENGRPASVCEAPPVDTSRVSGLILRHVPAARVVADLGHELIFVLPYSAAKDGAFVELFREMDEKLSELNISSYGVSDTTLEEIFLKVAEDNGVDTDVPSDGTLPVRRRRRAHAFGGGDPQSCLRPLTDEHDGDDDGGDPEGRETERLNGMGGTGSEKVGGWNLRKQQFVALMWKRFLYARRSRKGFFAQIVLPAVFVCIALVFGLVVPPFGKYPSLELQPWMYEEQVTFVSDDAPGDATMQTLLSSLLDPPGLGTRCMPGLDLPDAPCTMGDEDWSIPEVPDGVRLLFLSGNWSMEEPSPACSCSCDGRKKMLPECPAGAGGMPPPQINLSSTDVLQNLTGRNISDYLVKTYAQIIGKSLKNKVWVNEFRYGGFSLGARSTQVLPPADEIDDAIGRVRKIFELTKGAAADRFLDNLSAFIHGLDTKNNVKIWFNNKGWHSMGSFINVMSNAILRANLPPGEDAARYGIRAFNHPLNLTKEQLSQVALVTTSVDVLVSICVIFAMSFVPASFVVFLIHERVTKTKHMHFISGVHPLLYWSANFIWDMCNYVVPATLVILIFVAFQQKAYVSSTNLPVLALLLLLYGWSITPLMYPASFIFTVPSTAYVVLTSVNIMIGINGSISTFVMELFGDHEIGGINDILKNVLLIFPHFCLGRGLIDMVKNQAMADALERFGETRLRSPLEWDMVGKNLFAMALEGVVFFIITVLIQYRFCIKPRAPNKVSRAGLPEDEDEDVARERHRIVHGLGRGHILELRQLTKVFKRNQRPAVDRLCVGIPPGECFGLLGVNGAGKTTTFKMLTGDTTVTGGEAFLAGKSILRELEQVHQNMGYCPQFDAINELLTGREHLELYAILRGVPGEEVCDVAEWGVRKLGLLKYADKAAGSYSGGNLRKLSTAMALIGAPPVVFLDEPTTGMDPKARRALWNCILSVIKEGRSVVLTSHSMEECEALCTRMAIMVNGRFKCIGSVQHLKNRFGDGYTVVLRVAGPDPDLEAVSRFIERELSGSTLKEKHRNMLQYQLSSSRSSLTHIFSTLAKNKQALKIEDYSVTQTTLDQVFVNFAKDQSDDYHSKDAASSFRKRRGQAVPAVSHKDGSNESAV